The Alnus glutinosa chromosome 1, dhAlnGlut1.1, whole genome shotgun sequence region AGCTGAGAAGAACCTCTTGATAACATAACCGCAAGCCTTGTAGAGCTTCTGCTTGGAATCCGAGAGGATATGAAGGTGACAGAAGCTCGTCAAAGGCATGGCCTTTAGCTTACACCCCACAAACACGCACCGCTGGTTGCATGTCACATCCATATTCAAATTGTTGCTGCTGTTGTTCTCACCGGTGCCTTCAAGATCACCAGCTTCAATATCTCTCTGGGAAGCGTGGTGTTGGAGCTCTTGCTTGAAGGGGCTGACACCGTACTTCCAGTAGTACTCCCTGTACTGGATCTTGAGCTCCTCCATGAAGGCCCAGTAGTGGTCCCTGTAGCATTTCGCGAGCTGCTTGAGGTAGTGGGACCGGCGGCGGAGGAGCTCCTGGCGCGTGAGGTGGGAGGCGCGTGAGAGGGCGAGGTCTTGTTGGGAGGGTCTGATAGGTGAGCAGGTGGTGGTTCTACTGGTAGTGGGTTTTGGGTCTTGAGGGTCAGTGTGAATAGTGGGGTTGAAGCTGAATGGGGCT contains the following coding sequences:
- the LOC133851858 gene encoding uncharacterized protein LOC133851858 isoform X2 produces the protein MASASKHQNPTFSKPPKAPFSFNPTIHTDPQDPKPTTSRTTTCSPIRPSQQDLALSRASHLTRQELLRRRSHYLKQLAKCYRDHYWAFMEELKIQYREYYWKYGVSPFKQELQHHASQRDIEAGDLEGTGENNSSNNLNMDVTCNQRCVFVGCKLKAMPLTSFCHLHILSDSKQKLYKACGYVIKSVHFQKAQKHVTRALKKAGLNVSSSSKLAPKFHVIVTEYVCHIQTKRRAAKRENRSKVVVNEESAS
- the LOC133851858 gene encoding uncharacterized protein LOC133851858 isoform X1 — translated: MASASKHQNPTFSKPPKAPFSFNPTIHTDPQDPKPTTSRTTTCSPIRPSQQDLALSRASHLTRQELLRRRSHYLKQLAKCYRDHYWAFMEELKIQYREYYWKYGVSPFKQELQHHASQRDIEAGDLEGTGENNSSNNLNMDVTCNQRCVFVGCKLKAMPLTSFCHLHILSDSKQKLYKACGYVIKSAQAGPITCGKPILRSTVPSLCSVHFQKAQKHVTRALKKAGLNVSSSSKLAPKFHVIVTEYVCHIQTKRRAAKRENRSKVVVNEESAS